The genomic window aataaacatatCTTATAAGCAAAGACTAATTCATCAAAACAATACATTatacaaaaaacataaaatacgCATAAACATAAAATAGAGTTGCTTATTATATAACAACTGTTTTTAGGCAAACCCACTACAGGTGGAGTACTCATTATCATAGGATAAGATAAACCATTGACAAACTGATATAAGATATGTTGATTGTTGGATTACCTAACAACTCTATCTACATCAACATCAACTCTGTTGCTATTTTTGATATCAAAAAAAGTAAACTTGAGAAGATCTCCAGCTGAGAAGTAATTATCCATGTTGAATTTATGCCATTGTAGATACTCCAATTCTCGAATTCCATTTCCCCCTTGCCTTTGAATAATTTCGACCAAATGAGGTTCAGCGACCGGACCTTCAAGCACCAGATAATTATGAAAAGAAGTGATATAGTCACCTAACCACTTGTTGAAAACCTGTCAAATATGGTTGAAGGTAAGCAACACGCATAAGTATTAATGTGTAACAGTATAAATAAAGAAGTTTAataacaggaaaatacttaactaATTTGTGTCTTGATCCAATTGAGTTATTTGATAAAAGAATATCAAATGTTAATGGTTCACTGAGTTTAGTAGACAGGGAGtgaaatgaaggaaattcattAGTTGGAATTGGTCCTGTCAAAGGAAGCAGCAGTTGGAACATACTATCACCGTAATACACCATATTAATCTCATGATATTGGAACTGCAACTCAAAGTGTTCACGAAGTTCTGTCCATCCATCTGTTATTAGAGGTTTTCGAAGAGATTGATTCCAAGATAGCAAATGTAAGTGGTTGCCCGCATAAACTTTCCATTGTTGATGCAACTCATCGGAGTACTTATGAAGAAACACAGGATCAATCTCACCAAATGGCTGCAACAATGAAAGATTAAAGTTCTGATAATTTCGTATAAATGTGCTTagataatgaaagaaaaataaaaaactaagaaAACATAGAACTTACATCATCTTTGACATGTATTGTGGTGAAAATGGATTTTTGCAACCTGCCACCAAGACTTGTAGTGCTATCTGCATAAGAACTTGCAGCCATGTATGATCTGCTAAATTCAGTGCAAAACAATGTAGGATAAATTGAAATGAAATCAATTTCATATATAGATGAGTGTGTTAGTCCACTTACACTATGAGTAGTTGAAGGTTGGTCCAGCCAATTTAATGTTGGAAGTTGTTTCTAATGAATGTGCTACCAAACTACTTACCCATGCAATAACTATCCAATAGTTACTTGcagtaaaaaacaataatataaatataatactgCATAggtaaattaaaacaaatatatattaaaattaagatAAAGTAGCATTGTAGTTCAAACTGAAACCACCAAATGACTGCAGCACTTGGAACTGATTACAAATTCACTCCCCTAAATAAAAACCATACTTAAAGGCAACCTGCCATTAGGCCACTAAACAACAATACTTAAGCAAGATACTAATCTATCAAAATGCAACTTAAACATAGTCAACATTAAAGGTCCACTGCCACTGGGCCATCAAAATTTATTACATAAATATTACTAATATAGCATTTTACTAATTCTGACACCTTCATATGAGGCTTAAATCTTCTCAATCTTGACCGCCCTTTTCAACAACTTGATAGGAGCATTTTCATCTTCAACATCTCGATCTTCATGTTGAGGGGACACTCTCTTAGGAACAATTTTCTTTCGCTGTCCAGATGGCCTAACAGAGGCTGAAGCTGTCTGGctaaaatcatcaacaacagcAGCAGATTGTTGAGACTTCGCAGCTCCAGCAGAGTTGATTCGATTCACAGATCCAGCAGAGTTGATTGGCTTTGCATTATCATCAGGTTGAATTGGCTTCACACCATCAACAACGGTATTCGGGTTGACAACAGCAGCAGATGAAATATGTTTCACCTTAGAGGATGTATTTGGCTTAATACAAAGAGGAATATTATCAAAATCATCGCCAAGATTAACAACAGCTGATGAAAATTTCATCATCAAATCTTGTGATACGTCAACAGTTGACCGCTCAACAATCAAACCTTTTGCCTTGTCAGAATCTCCACTAAAGTTTTCAAACTCCTAATATAGACGCCATATGTTATCAACGTAATCAAAGGTAATCAATATCAAAATATAGAACTATAACATATTAATCCCAAGTAagtaaatcaattaaaataatattaattaatgtgatCAATGACTGGAACCATACGTATTGTATATTATTAACTACACTATTTTACCTCAGAAAGGACGTTTGACGACCCAACTACATAATCATCTTTCCCCTTTTCCAGCAAAGTACTCAAAGATCCACCCTCCTACAAAGtggaaatgaaaaaattattacatGTCTATTGCAGACGCATGAGAGaaataaaagtttaaaataGGATAACAGGATAGATGCATACATTTGTATTTTTAAGATACACAGCATCCTCATTATCCCACTTGTCCTTAAATTGCTTAATTATACCCTCATCGGTACAAATCTTTCTTACACGGAAAGATTGCTCAAACCTAGGATTTTGAAAAGGTTTAGCTTCAACTTTAAAAAGCCAAGTTTGATCAATCAGTGTCTCATCAATTTGAGGTGGAACAATTCTTTCACCAACATCCTACATAATAAAATTATGACGTTGATTAAATTatccaaaaagaaattaatatttaaacaataataataaaaattgaaactaacATTTTCTCCATTTCGAACCATATCAGCACAAGACATATTGAATATGGAACTTGCTTCCTTGTCAAAGATCACAAAAATGGCAGAATCAGTATCATCCATGACTCTGACTTTGACACAAAACCTGTGTAATAATCGAACAGTAAGTATTATAAGATAAACATTCAATAATATAATTGAATCAAGCAAACAAATTCGCCATATTTATTTCCTTACCTAGGAACAACCTTTGAAACATGCCTGTTACACTTTTCACAATACCACATCTTTGAATCCGGCACAACAGCCTTGCCGCACAAACATGATGTATACCAATAACTATTGGGATTTAAAGTCCTCTTAACAGTTGCAGCCACAACATGTGATGATTCCTTTACAACAACAAATCAGAAGCAGAGGTTTATAAACAAACTAAATATAGTTAATAAACAACTTCATTGCATGTTAAGTTTGTCAAAATGCTTACAGTTGTAGCATCCTTGAGACCTTGCAAGGTAATCCTTGGAGTAATGTGCAGAAACTCATCAAGTGGTTGAACACTTGACTCTGTGCTAACTTGAGTAAAGGTCAATGGAGACGGATTCTCATCAGAACCATTGAGACTAATaaacaacataaacaaaaaccCAAGTCACCACAGCCATTATAAATCAtaagattataaaaaattaacaaaaaatcaaagataACAAAGCATTGCGAAGTTGAGGACACACCTTGCCCTTAAGGCTACACTTTCGTCACAAGTTGGGTTAAATATCAAAACAGAAGAATTCATGCAATTCTGGATATGTATCTTGTCTACAATTTCCCAATCAATAACTTCAGATTTAAGAAgaaacaacatatatatatatatatatatttagaaaacAAAAGTATTATTCTTATtagttacaaaataaataagtgatataaataaagttaaaatttgATATCACCTTGGAAGATCTTAGCCTTAGCAAGCTGAACAATAACCACAGCATTGGTTAGATCACCAGCTCCAACAAAggcattaagttcatcaacatATGGACCAAAAAGTGTACATTGAAGCTTATGCCTAatgaaaaaaaaccaaaatccattaaataaaaacataattaaataaatgatataGACACATTGCCTAAACAGTTTATGAAAGTGAATCCTAAGGTAACATCATACCCATCAGCTTCCAATGCAATGACATTCAGCTTTGTTGTACTACCATTCTGATTAGTGATCTCACGTTCTTGCCCAATCTCAGTCAAGAAACCAATAACATCTGACATCAAGTATTTAAAAAACTGTAGTGTTAATAGCTTAATAAACACATCAAAACCTGAATTAAAATGTATAGAATGAAACTGACCAAGTAAAAAATCAGTGTCATAACAACCCCCCAAAATATCAGCAATCGGAACAAAGGTAAATGGAGACTTCAAAATATCACAGTTGGACAGCCTCTGAACCAATGAGCCAAACTGAAAGTTCAGTTTGTAGGGATGATGTGTTGTCCTATAAGCTCCAGTATTAGCTGCCACACCAagattttcaaaagaataaacTTTTCCCTCGATTAACTCATGTTTAAATTTGTAAATCAGAGTTTTTTTAATAGTGGCATGAATCTTAGCACCATCTGAATCCATTAACACCATTTCAATAGAAAAAGGAACATTAACTCGATTAAAATCATTCACTTGCCAAAGTCTTATGACCTTAGCCTGAAAATTCCAAGTTGCCCTATCAGAGTTGATTTCATCAATGTTTGAAAACATATTACGATTATCAACAGTCAAAGCCATTTCAAAAAGAGGGAAGACAGTGCAGAATTTTAagcaagaatatttttttttttttgtaaaagggttataaaaaataactgaaagtttataaaagaaaattattgtagattaaattttttttaaaaaacagatGGAGGCACATATGTTGGTTGCGGTGTGATTTCAACAATGAACAAACATCCATTTAAATAGCAAGTACacagaaaccctaaaaatataaacaaatattaaaaccCACAACATATTGAAGGCGGGGGATTTGAATTTCGTAATTACCTTAGGGTTGTGGCTTGAAATCAACGCATTGGAGGTAAAATTGCTTTCCATAGAGATTTGAGTCGAAATCTGCAGTAGGGTTTTTTGATGAAGCACGGATATGGCAAGTTTTGAGCATCGGAGAAAGGGTAGATGAAAAGGGGACAAACTTGAGAGCCAAAATTGGTTTATGTTTGAATGAGGTGGAAGGATTCTTGGTTTGAATTCAAACGAATGAGGACCAAGGACAGCATGAGCTTGCATCGATTTGgattttacttttgtttttgattaaattttttcaatattGTTAACCAAAAGTGGGAAACAACACAGACGAGTGAATGCGACGTATCAGCTATACTCCTGCCAGCTATTTTTCTTCCGTTCGTTTTGGGCTGAAATGCAATGGGCCTTGCATTTTCGGCACTTGTTTTCTGGCCCATTGAGCATTTCTTCACACTTTTTTCCCtccatcaacaattttgaaAACATTGCCTAAATTAGGATAATTTTTTGTCTAAACATGAAATCTAAGATCCTATGTGGACAACCTTAGAGCTTGACACctgtttttttttgcctatagATGATTTGCACTTGTGTAGTTGTAGAGATTTGGATTTCGAAAATGTTGATGAAGATTGTGTTGTTTGAAGATTTGCATTTTTAGATGAATTTAGATGATGAAGATGGTGAAGAAGaggaaggaagaagatgaagatctgaaaaaaaaaaaaatttcctttgtTTTCGGAAAATGACTTGCCACTTCATCACAACAGTTTCTTTGAAAATTAGACGGAAGATACCATTCTGACTAACAAgatgtctttaaaggaccaaaacgaatattttttttttaaggaaccaTTGTGAAAgctaaaatgtctttaaaagaccatttaactaattaagcctatttttaataaaaatgtttatttataacgtaatatgaaaataatgtgaatatttaacataaatatgaattttaacataaggttagtaataattttgtttataattttcattagtcaatattaaaatctttaaaaaaaattaattctattaaaattatatgatattttataattgatcaatttaattttagtaaaaatgcgggtaatgtgtatgggtatgggtacctaggtacccataggatATAATGACGgaggcaaaagttgttacccacgtaGGTATGAGGGTGAGTACGAGTATTTCTTCAATCCGCAGGTATGGAGATAAATattatagtaccctacccataccctacccattacCTAGCAAAATCTTTTTAAAGCATCTCCCTACATTTTAAGCTAAAAAACATTAATGCTTAAGGGTTTATtatattgtagttttttttttttaagactatATTGTAGTTGTAATGTTATGGTTGGATACAGGCCAAAAGTGGGCATCTCATAATATTGGCCTCTCCTTACAACTTTAAAATACACACTcgtaatataatatttttattcacAATCATAGTAGTATTTAATTCATGCACACCTTGAAAGTaataca from Trifolium pratense cultivar HEN17-A07 linkage group LG1, ARS_RC_1.1, whole genome shotgun sequence includes these protein-coding regions:
- the LOC123890272 gene encoding replication factor A protein 1-like, translating into MALTVDNRNMFSNIDEINSDRATWNFQAKVIRLWQVNDFNRVNVPFSIEMVLMDSDGAKIHATIKKTLIYKFKHELIEGKVYSFENLGVAANTGAYRTTHHPYKLNFQFGSLVQRLSNCDILKSPFTFVPIADILGGCYDTDFLLDVIGFLTEIGQEREITNQNGSTTKLNVIALEADGYDVTLGFTFINCLGNVHKLQCTLFGPYVDELNAFVGAGDLTNAVVIVQLAKAKIFQDKIHIQNCMNSSVLIFNPTCDESVALRASLNGSDENPSPLTFTQVSTESSVQPLDEFLHITPRITLQGLKDATTESSHVVAATVKRTLNPNSYWYTSCLCGKAVVPDSKMWYCEKCNRHVSKVVPRFCVKVRVMDDTDSAIFVIFDKEASSIFNMSCADMVRNGENDVGERIVPPQIDETLIDQTWLFKVEAKPFQNPRFEQSFRVRKICTDEGIIKQFKDKWDNEDAVYLKNTNEGGSLSTLLEKGKDDYVVGSSNVLSEEFENFSGDSDKAKGLIVERSTVDVSQDLMMKFSSAVVNLGDDFDNIPLCIKPNTSSKVKHISSAAVVNPNTVVDGVKPIQPDDNAKPINSAGSVNRINSAGAAKSQQSAAVVDDFSQTASASVRPSGQRKKIVPKRVSPQHEDRDVEDENAPIKLLKRAVKIEKI